One window from the genome of Nicotiana sylvestris chromosome 9, ASM39365v2, whole genome shotgun sequence encodes:
- the LOC138877856 gene encoding uncharacterized protein: protein MGGMRPPNNMAPYPRPHGYNNQQQGYLPPQQQHGGRQEDGFTRLEAMMQQGTLPADTQINPKDQGPKQLMAVSLRNGRDLDVEQKRARENIQAETFIPVPIELDESTILTEVTVQPAQEEKNIQQETEKVAKPVEEPVVEIESDKEKSQVIGKKRPLAPFPQRLAKHQKEEQYKKFFEMLKQIQVNIPLIEALNEMPGYAKMMKDLMSRKFYFQDLATVTLTQTCSAVVTRPIAEKLSNPGSFTIPCTIGNFAFAKALCDLGASINLMPLAIYKRLGIGRARPTSMLLQLADRTVKRLFGILDDVLIQVGKFVFPADFVILDCKVDEDIPIILGRPFLATRRALIDCETGELKMRLNDEE, encoded by the exons atgggaggtatgagacctcccaacaatatggcaccttatcCAAGACCACATGGGTACAACAATCAGCAGCAAGGGTATCTCCCACCTCAGCAAcagcatggtggaaggcaagaagatgggttcacaagacttgaagcaatgatgcagcag GGGACATTACCTGCAGACACCCAGATTAATCCAAAAGATCAGGGCCCAAAGCAGCTGATGGCGGTGAGTCTCCGTAATGGTAGGGATCTAGATGTAGAACAAAAGAGAGCTCGAGAAAATATACAGGCTGAGACATTCATTCCAGTGCCTATTGAGCTGGATGAGTCTACGATACTGACAGAAGTGACAGTCCAACCTGCTCAGGAAGAAAAGAACATTCAGCAGGAGACTGAGAAAGTAGCTAAGCCAGTTGAAGAGCCAGTAGTTGAAATAGAATCTGATAAAGAGAAGTCCCAagtgattgggaagaagagacctcttGCACCCTTTCCACAAAGGCTGGCCAAGCATCAAAAGGAGGAGCAGTATAAAAAGTTCTTTGAAATGctcaaacaaatccaggtaaatattccactGATTGAAGCTTTAAATGAGATGCCTGGGtacgcaaaaatgatgaaggacttgatgtcccggaAATTTTATTTTCAAGACTTGGCTACGGTTACACTTACTCAGAcctgtagtgcagtggtgacGAGACCTATTGCTGAAAAGCTGTCTAACCCAGGtagctttacaattccatgcactattgggaatTTCGCCTTTGCTAAGGCACTCTGTGATTTAGGGGCCAGCATTAATCTCATGCCCCTGGCTATCTATAAGAGGTTGGGCATTgggagagctagacccacctccaTGTTGctgcagctggctgacaggactGTGAAGCGTCTATTCGGTATCCTTGATGATGTGCTGATTCAGgtggggaaatttgtgttccctgcagattttgtgatcttggattgcaaAGTGGATGAAGATATTCCTATAATcttaggaagaccattcttggccacgAGGAGAGCTCTGATTGACTGTGAGACTGGGGAGCTCAAAATGAGACTTAATGATGAGGAATAA